The following are encoded together in the Equus quagga isolate Etosha38 chromosome 15, UCLA_HA_Equagga_1.0, whole genome shotgun sequence genome:
- the GPX6 gene encoding glutathione peroxidase 6: MIRQLWASSLFPLFLVGFAQLTPESQKMKMDCYKGVTGTIYEYGALTLNGEEYIQFKQYAGKHVLFINVATYUGLTAQYPELNALQEELKPFGVVLLGFPCNQFGKQEPGKNSEILSGLKYVRPGGGFVPNFQLFEKGDVNGEKEQKVFTFLKNSCPPTSDLLGSPKQLFWEPMKVHDIQWNFEKFLVGPDGVPVMRWFHRASVSTVKSDILEYLKQFTPE; this comes from the exons ATGATCCGGCAGCTCTGGGCCTCCTCTCTTTTCCCGCTGTTCCTGGTGGGCTTCGCTCAGCTAACCCCGGAGTCACAGAAGATGAAG ATGGATTGTTATAAGGGGGTGACAGGCACCATCTATGAGTATGGAGCCCTCACTCTCAATGGCGAGGAGTATATCCAGTTCAAGCAGTATGCGGGCAAGCACGTCCTCTTTATCAATGTGGCCACCTATTGAGGCTTGACAGCTCAGTATCCTG AACTGAATGCACTACAGGAGGAGCTGAAGCCTTTTGGTGTAGTTTTGTTGGGCTTTCCCTGCAACCAGTTTGGCAAACAAGAACCAGGAAAAAACTCAGAGATCCTTTCTGGGCTCAA GTATGTGCGTCCAGGTGGTGGCTTTGTCCCCAATTTTCAGCTCTTTGAGAAAGGGGATgtgaatggagaaaaagaacagaaagtctTTACCTTCCTGAAG AACTCCTGCCCTCCAACCTCTGATCTTTTGGGCTCACCAAAACAACTCTTCTGGGAGCCCATGAAGGTCCACGACATCCAATGGAACTTTGAGAAATTCCTGGTGGGACCTGATGGAGTCCCTGTCATGCGCTGGTTCCATCGGGCCTCAGTCAGCACAGTCAAGTCAGACATCCTGGAGTACCTGAAGCAGTTCACACCTGAGTAG